A DNA window from Pseudomonas sp. GD03919 contains the following coding sequences:
- a CDS encoding amidase: MIRRHPLLSVLALLLILLLAWAWPNRAHLAAFPDIIGAYTAKEYCSCRYVSAYPAAYCEGYVQQYVPISSLLDDERAKRVTASGLGRTHSAVWLGERQGCQLLPND; the protein is encoded by the coding sequence ATGATTCGTCGTCACCCGTTGCTCAGCGTATTGGCGCTGCTGCTGATTCTGCTGCTGGCCTGGGCCTGGCCGAACCGTGCGCATCTGGCGGCGTTTCCGGACATCATCGGCGCCTACACGGCCAAGGAATATTGCTCCTGCCGTTATGTCAGCGCTTATCCGGCAGCCTATTGCGAAGGCTATGTGCAGCAGTACGTGCCGATCAGCAGCCTGCTCGATGACGAGCGTGCCAAGCGCGTGACCGCCAGCGGGCTGGGACGTACTCACAGCGCTGTCTGGCTGGGCGAGCGGCAGGGCTGCCAGCTATTGCCGAATGACTAA
- a CDS encoding serine hydrolase domain-containing protein has protein sequence MLTPSFRRLSLALGLSLLASTARAEYWPQPDWQSLPRAESVALAELERYAFPARDNDERTGVRTDALLVIRDGQVVYEHYAEPTTAQTAHLTWSMAKSLLATLLGVSYGEGRFKLDAPAAQYYPAMAEHPQIKIGHLLNWASGLDWQEDYEYAPLKSSVVAMLYTRGRADMAAFTAAHAAGAAPGTRFRYSSGDSNVLAAALRGMVGEQAYADYPWTALFEPLGITSATLERDASGTFIASSYAYLSARDLARVGLLIQRGGRWQQRQLLPAAWVEFVSTPFAGYQPQLAKPGDAVPGGHWWLNVELPGSTRPWPDAPADTIAALGHWGQGLYVMPQEKLVVVRYADDRDGSFQHNELLKRVRAAFAAEVQP, from the coding sequence ATGCTCACTCCTTCTTTTCGTCGACTGAGCCTGGCGCTCGGTCTCAGCCTGCTCGCCAGCACCGCCCGAGCGGAATACTGGCCGCAGCCCGACTGGCAGAGCCTGCCCCGCGCCGAGAGCGTCGCGCTGGCCGAACTCGAACGGTATGCCTTCCCCGCGCGCGACAACGACGAACGCACGGGTGTGCGCACCGATGCCCTGCTGGTGATCCGCGATGGCCAGGTCGTCTACGAACACTACGCCGAACCGACCACGGCGCAGACCGCGCACCTGACCTGGTCGATGGCCAAGAGTCTGCTTGCCACCCTCCTTGGTGTGTCCTACGGCGAAGGGCGCTTCAAACTCGACGCGCCAGCCGCACAGTACTACCCGGCGATGGCCGAGCACCCGCAGATCAAGATCGGCCACCTGCTCAACTGGGCCTCGGGTCTGGACTGGCAGGAGGATTACGAGTACGCGCCGCTGAAGTCCTCGGTGGTGGCCATGCTCTACACCCGAGGCCGCGCCGATATGGCTGCCTTCACGGCTGCACATGCGGCCGGCGCTGCACCCGGTACGCGCTTTCGTTACTCCAGTGGCGACAGCAATGTGCTGGCGGCTGCGTTGCGTGGCATGGTCGGCGAGCAGGCCTATGCCGACTATCCCTGGACTGCACTGTTCGAGCCGCTGGGCATCACCAGCGCAACCCTCGAGCGCGATGCCAGTGGCACCTTTATCGCTTCATCCTATGCCTACCTGAGCGCCCGTGACCTGGCCCGTGTCGGCCTGCTGATTCAGCGCGGCGGCCGTTGGCAGCAGCGCCAGTTGCTGCCCGCTGCCTGGGTCGAGTTCGTCTCCACGCCGTTTGCCGGTTACCAGCCGCAGTTGGCCAAACCGGGCGATGCCGTACCCGGCGGGCACTGGTGGCTCAATGTCGAGCTGCCCGGCAGCACGCGGCCCTGGCCGGATGCACCGGCCGACACCATCGCCGCGCTGGGACATTGGGGGCAGGGCCTGTACGTGATGCCGCAGGAGAAGCTGGTGGTGGTGCGCTACGCCGATGACCGTGATGGCAGCTTCCAGCACAACGAATTGCTCAAGCGCGTGCGTGCGGCGTTCGCCGCGGAGGTGCAGCCATGA
- a CDS encoding HNH endonuclease family protein — translation MNEVLKAIEAAKTPDEVLASKVFDFDSKQLMALLDGVIYGRRFARYVLLRLEYLLASHAAPLNLPDEISVEHILPQTPGKASQWLKDFTDDQREAWLHRLGNLMLLSRRKNTSLGNLDFADKRVRYFEDRVESLPNSQRLLVLGAFALGDLEVRHNDLLERLAGSFGVTP, via the coding sequence ATGAACGAGGTATTAAAGGCCATTGAAGCGGCTAAAACTCCCGATGAGGTATTGGCCAGTAAGGTGTTTGACTTCGACAGCAAGCAGTTGATGGCCCTGCTCGATGGTGTGATCTATGGGAGACGTTTTGCGAGGTACGTGCTGTTGCGTTTGGAATATTTGCTGGCCAGTCATGCCGCACCATTGAACTTACCCGACGAAATCAGCGTTGAGCACATTCTGCCGCAGACGCCGGGGAAAGCCAGCCAATGGCTCAAGGATTTCACCGATGATCAGCGTGAGGCGTGGCTTCACCGGTTGGGAAACCTGATGCTTCTGTCACGACGGAAGAATACCTCGCTGGGCAACCTGGACTTCGCTGACAAGCGTGTGCGTTACTTTGAAGATCGTGTTGAAAGCCTGCCGAATTCCCAGCGCCTCTTGGTTTTAGGTGCTTTCGCACTGGGTGATCTGGAGGTGCGGCACAACGATTTGCTGGAACGTCTGGCAGGGTCTTTTGGGGTAACTCCATGA
- a CDS encoding OsmC domain/YcaO domain-containing protein: MEIKVNFLDNLRLEAKFDDFTVIADQPIRYKGDGSAPGPFDYFLASSALCAAYFVKLYCQTRDIPTENIRLSQNNIVDPENRYAQIFKIQVELPADISEKDRQGILRSIDRCTVKKVVQQGPEFIIEEVENLDADAQALLMPVSDTTTYIPGKDLPLEQTIANMSGILADLGMKIEIASWRNIVPNVWSLHIRDAQSNLCFTNGKGSTKESALASALGEFIERLNCNFFYNDQFWGEDIANAEFVHYPNERWFKPGPKDALPEEILDEHCLAIYNPDGELRGSHLYDTNSGNTARGICSLPFVRQSDGQTVYFPSNLIENLYLSNGMSAGNTLAEAQVQCLSEIFERAVKREILENELCLPDVPQEVLAKYPGIVAGIKGLEEQGFPVLVKDASLGGEFPVMCVTLMNPRTGGVFASFGAHPSLEVALERSLTELLQGRSFEGLNDLPQPTFDSLALTEPNNFVEHFIDSSGVVSWRFFGATPDFEFVEWDFSGQGADSNEQEAATLLGILEDMGKEVYVATYDDLGANACRILVPGYSEIYPVEDLIWDNTNKALLFRKDILNLHALSDRELKSLLRNLNNAEVDDYTDITTLIGIEFDDNTVWGQLTILELKLLINLALKKYDDAKELVEAFLQYNDNTVERGLFYQAVNAVLEIQLDDELELANYEHNLRRMFGNERMDAVIGSVNGSVRFHGLTPTSMKLEGLDKHLRLIDSYKKLHAARAKAAGLAG, translated from the coding sequence ATGGAAATCAAGGTCAACTTTCTCGACAACCTTCGCCTCGAAGCCAAGTTCGATGACTTCACGGTGATCGCCGATCAGCCGATCCGCTACAAGGGCGATGGCTCGGCGCCGGGGCCGTTCGACTATTTCCTGGCCTCCTCGGCGCTGTGCGCGGCGTACTTCGTCAAGCTGTACTGCCAGACGCGCGACATTCCCACCGAGAACATCCGCCTGTCGCAGAACAATATCGTCGACCCGGAGAACCGCTACGCGCAGATTTTCAAGATTCAGGTCGAGTTGCCCGCAGACATTTCCGAGAAGGACCGCCAGGGCATCCTGCGCTCCATCGACCGCTGCACGGTGAAGAAGGTGGTGCAGCAGGGCCCCGAGTTCATCATCGAGGAAGTGGAAAACCTCGACGCCGATGCCCAGGCGCTGCTGATGCCGGTGTCCGACACCACCACCTACATCCCGGGCAAGGACCTGCCACTGGAGCAGACCATCGCCAACATGTCGGGCATCCTCGCGGATCTTGGGATGAAGATCGAGATCGCCTCCTGGCGCAATATCGTGCCCAACGTCTGGTCGCTGCACATTCGCGACGCGCAGTCGAACCTGTGCTTCACCAACGGCAAGGGATCGACCAAGGAAAGCGCACTGGCCTCGGCGCTGGGCGAGTTCATCGAGCGGCTGAACTGCAACTTTTTCTACAACGACCAGTTCTGGGGCGAGGACATCGCCAACGCCGAGTTCGTCCATTACCCCAACGAGCGCTGGTTCAAGCCGGGCCCGAAGGATGCGCTGCCCGAGGAAATCCTCGACGAGCACTGCCTGGCCATCTACAACCCGGACGGCGAGCTGCGTGGCTCGCACCTGTACGACACCAATTCGGGCAACACCGCGCGCGGCATCTGCTCGCTGCCCTTCGTGCGCCAGAGCGATGGCCAGACGGTGTACTTCCCGTCCAACCTGATCGAGAACCTGTACCTGTCCAACGGCATGAGCGCCGGCAACACCCTGGCCGAGGCGCAGGTGCAATGCCTGTCGGAAATCTTCGAGCGCGCGGTCAAACGCGAGATTCTGGAGAACGAACTGTGCCTGCCGGACGTGCCGCAGGAGGTACTGGCCAAGTACCCAGGCATCGTCGCCGGTATTAAAGGTCTGGAGGAGCAAGGCTTCCCGGTGCTGGTGAAGGACGCTTCGCTGGGTGGTGAATTCCCGGTGATGTGCGTGACCCTGATGAACCCGCGCACCGGCGGCGTGTTCGCCTCCTTCGGCGCCCACCCGAGCCTGGAAGTGGCGTTGGAGCGCAGCCTCACCGAACTGCTGCAAGGCCGCAGCTTCGAGGGCCTCAACGACCTGCCACAACCGACCTTCGACAGTCTGGCGCTGACTGAGCCGAACAACTTCGTCGAGCACTTCATCGACTCCAGCGGCGTGGTGTCGTGGCGCTTCTTCGGCGCCACGCCGGACTTCGAATTCGTCGAGTGGGACTTCTCCGGCCAGGGGGCAGACTCCAACGAGCAGGAAGCCGCGACCCTGCTCGGCATCCTCGAGGACATGGGCAAGGAGGTCTACGTCGCCACCTACGACGACCTTGGCGCCAACGCCTGCCGCATCCTGGTGCCGGGCTACTCGGAGATCTACCCGGTCGAGGATCTGATCTGGGACAACACCAACAAGGCGCTGCTGTTTCGCAAGGACATCCTCAACCTGCACGCCCTGAGCGACCGTGAGCTGAAATCGCTGCTGCGCAACCTCAACAACGCCGAGGTCGACGACTACACCGACATCACCACGCTGATCGGCATCGAGTTCGACGACAACACGGTGTGGGGCCAGTTGACCATTCTCGAGCTGAAGCTGTTGATCAACCTGGCGCTGAAGAAATACGACGACGCCAAGGAACTGGTCGAGGCCTTCCTGCAGTACAACGACAACACCGTCGAGCGCGGCCTGTTCTACCAGGCGGTCAACGCCGTGCTGGAGATCCAGCTGGACGACGAGCTGGAGCTGGCCAACTACGAGCACAACCTGCGCCGCATGTTCGGCAACGAGCGCATGGATGCAGTGATTGGCTCGGTAAACGGCAGCGTGCGCTTCCATGGCCTGACCCCGACCAGCATGAAACTCGAAGGCCTGGACAAGCACCTGCGCCTGATCGACAGCTACAAGAAACTGCACGCCGCCCGCGCCAAAGCAGCCGGGCTGGCCGGCTGA
- a CDS encoding CoA transferase subunit A, whose amino-acid sequence MSGLDKRVGSYAEALDGLQDGMTVLAGGFGLCGIPENLIAEIRRRGVRDLTVVSNNCGVDGFGLGVLLEDRQIRKMIASYVGENALFEQQLLSGELEVELTPQGTLAEKLRAGGAGIPAFFTATGYGTPVAEGKEAREINGRHYILEPAITGDFAIVKGWKADHFGNVVYRHTAQNFNPVVATAGRITVVEVEEIVEPGELDPTQIHTPGIYVDRLICGSFEKRIEKRTLRA is encoded by the coding sequence ATGAGCGGACTCGACAAACGCGTCGGCAGCTACGCAGAAGCCCTGGACGGCCTGCAGGACGGTATGACCGTACTGGCCGGCGGTTTCGGCCTGTGCGGCATCCCCGAGAACCTGATCGCCGAGATCCGCCGCCGTGGCGTGCGCGATCTGACCGTGGTGTCCAACAACTGCGGCGTCGACGGTTTCGGCCTCGGCGTGCTGCTGGAAGACCGGCAGATCCGCAAGATGATCGCCTCCTATGTCGGCGAGAACGCCCTGTTCGAGCAGCAACTGCTCTCCGGCGAGCTGGAAGTCGAACTAACCCCACAAGGCACCCTGGCCGAGAAGCTGCGCGCTGGCGGCGCCGGCATCCCCGCGTTCTTCACCGCTACCGGCTACGGCACCCCGGTCGCCGAAGGCAAGGAAGCGCGCGAGATCAATGGCCGCCACTACATCCTCGAACCGGCCATCACCGGCGACTTCGCCATCGTCAAAGGCTGGAAGGCCGACCACTTCGGTAACGTGGTCTACCGCCACACCGCGCAGAACTTCAACCCGGTGGTCGCCACCGCCGGGCGCATCACCGTGGTCGAGGTCGAAGAGATCGTCGAGCCCGGCGAACTCGACCCCACGCAGATTCACACCCCCGGCATCTACGTCGACCGGCTGATCTGCGGCAGCTTCGAGAAACGCATCGAAAAACGCACCCTGCGCGCCTGA
- a CDS encoding LysR family transcriptional regulator yields the protein MTVKQLRAFLAVAQSLSFAQACERLHLSQPALSLAIKNLEQSLGGQLLVRTTRSVALTPEGETLLPIAVRLLADWDNAEDLLRQHFTLQMGKVAVAAMPSFAGNRLPAALRAFRDAYPRVNVAVHDVINEQVMEMVRDGRVELGIAFEPTTLDGLQFTPLYEDRFVAVVPVASELAEQSALTWAQLLEQPFITLQRPSAVRLLLEDSVTASHGKLPVAFESHQLVTVGRMVAEGLGVSAVPQLCRQQMEELGARCLPLSEPQVSRRIGLLHQARHQLSSAAQALSEVLLHQAGQ from the coding sequence ATGACCGTCAAGCAGCTACGCGCCTTTCTCGCCGTGGCGCAGAGCCTGAGCTTCGCCCAGGCCTGCGAGCGCCTGCATCTGTCGCAGCCAGCACTGAGCCTGGCGATCAAGAACCTGGAGCAATCGCTCGGCGGTCAATTGCTGGTGCGCACCACCCGCAGCGTGGCGCTGACGCCCGAGGGCGAGACGCTGTTGCCGATTGCCGTGCGCCTGCTGGCCGACTGGGACAACGCCGAGGACCTGCTGCGTCAGCACTTCACCCTGCAGATGGGCAAGGTGGCGGTAGCGGCCATGCCGTCGTTCGCCGGCAACCGTCTGCCGGCGGCGCTGCGCGCCTTCCGCGATGCCTACCCACGAGTCAACGTGGCGGTGCACGACGTGATCAACGAACAGGTAATGGAGATGGTGCGCGACGGTCGCGTCGAGCTGGGCATCGCCTTCGAACCAACGACACTGGATGGCTTGCAGTTCACACCTCTGTACGAGGACCGTTTCGTCGCCGTGGTGCCGGTCGCCAGCGAGTTGGCCGAACAGTCCGCGCTGACCTGGGCACAGCTGCTGGAACAACCCTTTATCACCCTGCAGCGGCCCTCGGCGGTGCGTTTGCTACTGGAAGACAGCGTGACCGCCAGCCACGGCAAGCTACCGGTGGCGTTCGAGAGCCATCAGTTGGTCACGGTCGGGCGCATGGTCGCCGAGGGTCTCGGCGTCAGCGCCGTGCCGCAGCTGTGCAGGCAACAGATGGAAGAACTCGGCGCGCGCTGCCTGCCGCTGAGCGAGCCGCAGGTATCGCGCCGCATCGGCTTGCTGCACCAGGCTAGGCATCAGCTGTCCAGCGCGGCGCAGGCGTTGAGTGAGGTGCTGCTGCATCAGGCCGGGCAGTAG
- a CDS encoding CoA transferase subunit B gives MALTREQMAQRVARELQDGFYVNLGIGIPTLVANYVPEGMAVMLQSENGLLGMGAFPTEEEVDADMINAGKQTVTAIKGAAIFDSSQSFAMIRGGHVDLTVLGAFEVDVRGNIASWMIPGKLVKGMGGAMDLVAGADNIIVTMTHASKDGESKLLEHCSLPLTGSGCIRKVLTDLAYLEIEDNAFVLRERAPGVSVEEIVAKTAGKLIVPEHVPEMQF, from the coding sequence ATGGCTCTTACCCGTGAACAAATGGCCCAGCGCGTCGCCCGCGAGCTGCAGGACGGCTTCTACGTCAACCTCGGCATTGGCATCCCCACCCTGGTAGCCAACTACGTGCCCGAGGGCATGGCCGTGATGCTGCAGTCGGAGAACGGCCTGCTCGGCATGGGCGCCTTCCCCACCGAAGAGGAAGTGGACGCCGACATGATCAACGCCGGCAAGCAGACCGTCACCGCGATCAAGGGCGCGGCGATTTTCGACTCGTCGCAGTCCTTCGCCATGATCCGTGGCGGTCACGTCGACCTGACCGTACTCGGCGCCTTCGAGGTGGATGTACGCGGCAACATCGCCTCATGGATGATCCCCGGCAAGCTGGTCAAGGGCATGGGCGGCGCCATGGATCTGGTGGCCGGTGCCGACAACATCATCGTCACCATGACCCACGCCTCGAAGGATGGCGAGTCCAAGCTGCTGGAGCATTGCAGCCTGCCGCTGACCGGCTCAGGCTGCATTCGCAAGGTGCTGACCGACCTGGCCTACCTGGAGATCGAAGACAACGCCTTCGTCCTGCGCGAACGCGCACCGGGTGTGAGCGTCGAGGAAATCGTCGCCAAGACCGCCGGCAAGCTGATCGTTCCCGAACACGTACCGGAAATGCAGTTCTAG
- a CDS encoding nucleotidyltransferase family protein translates to MVSERPTHRVAALMLAAGYSRRFGGDKRRLTLSDGRSLLTASLELPCSMLEEIWLVLRPDESIAELGLSVSIKLVQHPLTAQGMGHSLAAGAERLLAESNADAVAIFLADMPSIHRDSLETLIAHSSANNIVLPSYQGKRGHPVLFGRDLWPQLTTLSGDTGAKQVLQQNPSAVRIVELNDPGVLQDIDTPADLIQL, encoded by the coding sequence ATGGTCAGCGAGCGCCCAACCCACAGAGTCGCAGCGCTGATGCTGGCGGCCGGTTACAGCCGCCGCTTCGGCGGCGACAAACGCCGGCTAACACTCAGCGACGGGCGCTCATTGCTCACCGCCAGCCTGGAACTGCCCTGTTCAATGCTCGAAGAAATCTGGCTGGTATTGCGCCCGGACGAGTCCATCGCGGAGCTGGGATTATCCGTCAGCATCAAGCTCGTCCAGCATCCGCTAACAGCCCAGGGCATGGGCCACAGCCTGGCGGCAGGTGCCGAGCGTCTACTGGCCGAATCCAACGCTGATGCCGTGGCGATCTTTCTAGCCGATATGCCGTCGATACATCGGGACAGCCTGGAAACCCTGATCGCCCACTCCAGCGCGAACAACATCGTGCTGCCCAGCTATCAGGGCAAGCGTGGTCATCCGGTACTGTTCGGCCGCGATTTATGGCCACAGCTCACGACGCTGAGCGGCGATACCGGGGCCAAGCAGGTGCTGCAGCAGAACCCCAGCGCTGTGCGTATCGTCGAGCTGAACGATCCTGGCGTACTGCAGGACATCGACACCCCGGCAGACCTGATTCAGCTCTAG
- a CDS encoding acetyl-CoA C-acetyltransferase gives MQDVVIVAATRTAIGSFQGSLADIPAPELGAIVIKRLLEQTGLDAAQVDEVILGQVLTAGSGQNPARQAAIRAGLPHAVPAMTLNKVCGSGLKALHLAAQAIRCGDADVIIAGGMENMSLAPYVLPKARTGLRMGHAQMLDSMIVDGLWDAFNDYHMGITAENLVEKYGISREAQDAFAAASQQKAVAAIEAGRFDAEITPVLIPQRKGDPIAFARDEQPRAGTTAESLAKLKPAFKKDGSVTAGNASSLNDGAAAVLLMSASKAQALGLPVLAKIAGYANAGVDPAIMGIAPVSATRRCLDKAGWSLADLDLIEANEAFAAQALSVGQELGWDAEKVNVNGGAIALGHPIGASGCRVLVTLLHEMIRRDAKKGLATLCIGGGQGVALAIER, from the coding sequence ATGCAAGACGTCGTCATCGTCGCCGCCACCCGCACCGCCATCGGCAGCTTCCAGGGCAGCCTGGCCGATATTCCCGCGCCGGAACTCGGCGCCATAGTCATCAAGCGCCTGCTGGAGCAGACCGGCCTCGACGCTGCCCAGGTCGATGAAGTCATTCTCGGCCAGGTACTCACTGCAGGCAGCGGTCAGAACCCCGCACGCCAGGCCGCCATTCGTGCCGGCCTGCCCCATGCCGTACCGGCCATGACCCTGAACAAGGTCTGTGGTTCGGGCCTCAAGGCCCTGCACCTGGCCGCCCAGGCCATCCGCTGCGGCGATGCCGACGTGATCATCGCCGGCGGCATGGAGAACATGAGCCTGGCGCCCTACGTGCTGCCGAAAGCCCGCACGGGCCTGCGCATGGGCCACGCGCAGATGCTCGACAGCATGATCGTCGACGGCCTGTGGGACGCCTTCAACGACTACCACATGGGCATCACTGCCGAGAATCTGGTGGAGAAATACGGCATCAGCCGTGAAGCCCAGGACGCCTTCGCCGCTGCTTCGCAACAGAAAGCCGTGGCGGCCATCGAGGCCGGTCGCTTCGATGCCGAGATCACCCCGGTGCTGATCCCGCAGCGCAAGGGCGACCCCATCGCCTTCGCCCGTGACGAGCAGCCACGCGCCGGCACCACCGCCGAATCCCTGGCCAAGCTGAAGCCGGCGTTCAAGAAGGACGGCAGCGTCACCGCCGGCAACGCCTCCAGCCTCAACGACGGCGCCGCTGCCGTGCTGCTAATGAGCGCGAGCAAGGCGCAAGCGCTCGGTCTGCCGGTGCTGGCGAAGATTGCCGGCTACGCCAATGCCGGCGTCGACCCAGCGATCATGGGTATCGCCCCGGTGTCGGCCACCCGTCGCTGCCTGGACAAGGCCGGCTGGAGCCTGGCCGACCTGGACCTGATCGAAGCCAACGAAGCCTTCGCCGCCCAGGCGCTGTCGGTGGGCCAGGAGCTGGGTTGGGATGCTGAGAAGGTCAACGTCAACGGCGGTGCCATCGCCCTCGGCCACCCCATCGGCGCCTCGGGCTGCCGCGTGCTGGTGACCCTGCTGCACGAGATGATCCGCCGCGATGCCAAGAAGGGGCTGGCGACCCTGTGCATCGGTGGCGGCCAGGGCGTGGCACTGGCCATCGAGCGTTGA
- a CDS encoding phospholipase D-like domain-containing protein, with amino-acid sequence MRARGRIFPWRGANRFELLLDGQTFFPRMLASIDAARQQVEVELYLIEDGRCSERLADALCRAAARGVAVRGLFDAYGAAGLSSLLRERLQAAGVQLRWYNPVRWRRGLRNFHRDHRKLLLVDQRLAYVGGTGSTDEFWQPDEARSPWHEVMVEIEGPLVGDWQQLFEQLWHTRFFWRPNHQPIALNLPECPPAGVGLGRVAYADAAQHRDILLSLLRALKGARQRVWLATPYFLPTWKIRRALRRAAARGVEVRLLLAGRHTDHPPVRFAGQRYYPKLLRAGVRIFEYQPRFLHLKMVLVDDWVSVGSCNFDHWNLRFNLDANVEALDPAFTQAVASSFIEDFHLSHEVTLQDWHRRPWWRRAQQRLWGWLDRLAVNVLDRWR; translated from the coding sequence ATGCGTGCGCGCGGGCGGATCTTTCCCTGGCGCGGCGCTAATCGCTTCGAACTGCTGCTGGATGGGCAAACCTTCTTCCCGCGCATGCTGGCGAGTATCGATGCTGCCCGGCAACAGGTGGAAGTCGAGCTCTACCTGATCGAGGATGGCCGTTGCAGCGAGCGACTGGCCGATGCCCTGTGCCGAGCCGCCGCGCGTGGCGTGGCCGTGCGCGGCCTGTTCGATGCCTACGGTGCGGCGGGGCTGAGCAGCCTGTTACGCGAGCGTCTGCAGGCTGCCGGCGTGCAGTTGCGTTGGTACAACCCGGTACGCTGGCGGCGCGGCTTGCGCAACTTCCACCGTGATCACCGCAAGCTGCTGCTGGTGGACCAGCGCCTGGCGTACGTCGGTGGCACCGGCTCTACCGACGAGTTCTGGCAGCCGGATGAGGCTCGCAGCCCCTGGCATGAGGTCATGGTGGAAATCGAGGGGCCACTGGTCGGCGACTGGCAGCAGTTATTCGAGCAACTCTGGCATACGCGTTTTTTCTGGCGCCCGAATCATCAGCCGATTGCGCTGAACCTGCCTGAGTGTCCGCCTGCCGGTGTGGGGCTGGGGCGTGTGGCCTATGCCGATGCAGCGCAGCATCGCGATATCCTGCTGTCCCTGCTGCGCGCGCTCAAGGGCGCCAGGCAACGCGTATGGCTGGCCACGCCTTACTTCCTGCCCACTTGGAAAATCCGTCGCGCCCTGCGACGCGCCGCAGCCCGTGGCGTCGAAGTGCGCCTGCTGCTGGCCGGGCGCCACACCGACCATCCGCCGGTACGTTTTGCCGGCCAGCGCTACTACCCAAAACTGCTCAGGGCGGGCGTGCGCATCTTCGAATACCAACCGCGCTTCTTACACCTGAAAATGGTGCTGGTGGACGACTGGGTCAGCGTTGGCTCCTGCAACTTCGACCACTGGAACCTGCGCTTCAACCTCGACGCCAACGTCGAGGCGCTCGACCCCGCATTCACTCAGGCGGTGGCGAGCAGTTTCATCGAGGATTTCCACTTGAGCCACGAAGTGACCCTGCAAGACTGGCACCGGCGCCCCTGGTGGCGCCGTGCGCAGCAGCGGCTGTGGGGCTGGCTGGATCGCCTGGCGGTGAATGTGCTGGACCGCTGGCGTTGA
- a CDS encoding YceI family protein, translating into MRRSLLALLLAVVLPVHADWYLDNESSRLSFISTHSGSQSEVHRFLTLHGQIAADGRARLRVDLDSVSTGIALRDERLRAMLFDTARLPEARISAQVNLAQFTDLAPGAQLELRLPLQLTLNERSRELHSELLVTRLDDRRFQVVTLAPLVLHAEDFALASAIEALRKLADLPAISLSVPVGAVLIFTAR; encoded by the coding sequence ATGCGCCGTTCGCTTCTTGCTCTGCTGCTGGCTGTAGTCTTGCCCGTCCACGCCGACTGGTACCTGGACAACGAGTCTTCGCGGCTGTCGTTCATTTCCACCCACTCCGGCAGTCAGTCGGAGGTGCACCGCTTTCTCACCCTGCACGGGCAGATCGCCGCCGATGGCCGCGCGCGTCTGCGCGTCGACCTGGACTCCGTGAGCACCGGTATCGCGCTGCGTGACGAGCGCCTGCGCGCCATGCTGTTCGACACCGCGCGTTTGCCCGAGGCGCGCATCAGTGCCCAGGTCAACCTGGCGCAATTCACCGACCTGGCGCCCGGTGCCCAACTGGAGCTACGCCTGCCCCTGCAACTGACCCTCAACGAGCGCAGTCGCGAGCTGCACAGCGAGTTGCTGGTCACGCGCCTGGATGACCGGCGCTTTCAGGTGGTGACCCTGGCGCCGCTGGTGCTGCACGCTGAAGACTTCGCCCTGGCCAGCGCTATCGAAGCGCTGCGCAAGCTCGCCGATCTGCCGGCCATCAGCCTGTCGGTGCCGGTGGGCGCCGTGCTGATCTTCACGGCGCGTTGA